A genomic segment from Pistricoccus aurantiacus encodes:
- a CDS encoding FdhF/YdeP family oxidoreductase, giving the protein MSKEDGVVESNEPAGGWGSVKGITRISLEASASPSAMDTLRRMNKPGGFMCNSCAWPKPKNYSAFEFCENGAKAVMWELTMDRCTPAFWKEHTVQGLRSWTDHELEKTGRLTQPMRYDPDSDRYEAVDWAIAFNEIARELKALEPESAVFYASGHAGLEASYLYALMARLYGNNNLPQSSNMCHETTSVALKKVIGSPVGTIVWEDLEQTDAFFFFGQNPGTNSPRFLHPLKDAKKRGAKIVTFNPIIEQGLVAFVDPQSPVDMATGHQTKISDQYHQLSAGGDVAAIMGICKHVIDADEAAQRNGDRRIIDVDFIEEHTQGFDSFLDSVKAANWDDIESDSGLSKAALKDAADAYMKAKRVIGVYGMGLTQHTHGSVNVGMLVNLLLLRGNIGKPGAGVCPVRGHSNVQGQRTVGIAEKAELVPMDKLRELYDFEPPTKDGVTIVDMVEGILAGSVKASMCLGGNLLRAVPDQKRIEKAWSRQNLTVMVSTKLNRSHLYPGKAAFILPCLGRAEVDNQASGPQSISTEDSFAMISGSTGHRSPASRYLKSELAIVTGIAKALLPPNPKVKWDKWTADYSLVRDLIEQTYPDDFGDFNKRMFQPGGFYRGIAAHKRNWKTPEKKALFTTPKMMTSRGYDPKPGRYNLLTIRSNDQFNTTIYGYSDRFHGIEGTRDVLLMNPEDIERAGFKKGHVVQLITDLDDGTDRRLGGLVITPFRLPAGTVASYYPECNVLVPVSHHDVLSKTPGSKSIPVRIERESA; this is encoded by the coding sequence GTGAGCAAGGAAGACGGTGTAGTCGAGAGTAACGAGCCCGCTGGCGGCTGGGGCTCTGTGAAGGGTATCACCCGCATATCCCTCGAAGCATCGGCGTCTCCGAGCGCAATGGACACGCTGCGCCGTATGAACAAGCCCGGCGGCTTCATGTGCAACTCCTGTGCCTGGCCCAAGCCCAAGAACTACAGCGCCTTCGAGTTCTGCGAGAACGGCGCCAAGGCGGTGATGTGGGAATTGACGATGGATCGTTGCACTCCCGCGTTCTGGAAGGAGCATACCGTACAGGGGTTGCGCTCCTGGACCGATCACGAACTGGAGAAGACCGGTCGATTGACCCAGCCGATGCGCTACGATCCGGACAGCGACCGCTACGAAGCCGTCGACTGGGCGATAGCCTTCAACGAGATCGCCAGGGAGCTCAAGGCGCTTGAGCCGGAGAGCGCGGTATTCTATGCCTCGGGTCATGCGGGGCTCGAAGCCTCTTATCTCTATGCCCTGATGGCGCGACTGTACGGCAATAACAACCTGCCCCAGAGTTCCAACATGTGCCACGAGACCACCTCCGTGGCGCTGAAAAAAGTGATCGGCTCGCCGGTGGGCACCATCGTCTGGGAGGATCTGGAGCAGACCGACGCCTTTTTCTTCTTCGGCCAGAACCCGGGCACCAACAGCCCGCGGTTTCTTCATCCGCTGAAGGATGCCAAGAAGCGCGGCGCCAAGATCGTCACCTTCAATCCCATCATCGAGCAGGGGCTGGTGGCCTTTGTCGACCCCCAGAGCCCCGTCGACATGGCGACAGGGCATCAGACGAAGATTTCCGATCAGTACCATCAGCTAAGCGCCGGCGGCGATGTGGCCGCCATCATGGGCATCTGCAAGCACGTGATCGACGCTGACGAAGCTGCTCAGCGTAACGGCGACAGGCGCATTATCGATGTAGATTTCATCGAGGAGCATACCCAGGGGTTCGACAGCTTTCTCGACTCGGTGAAGGCGGCAAACTGGGATGACATCGAATCCGATAGCGGGCTCTCGAAGGCAGCGTTGAAAGATGCCGCTGACGCTTACATGAAGGCCAAGCGCGTCATCGGCGTGTATGGCATGGGGCTGACCCAGCACACCCATGGCTCCGTCAACGTGGGCATGCTGGTCAATCTGCTGCTGCTGAGGGGCAATATCGGCAAGCCCGGCGCCGGTGTCTGCCCGGTGCGTGGCCACTCCAACGTTCAGGGCCAGCGCACCGTGGGCATCGCGGAGAAAGCCGAGTTGGTGCCCATGGACAAGCTGCGCGAGCTCTATGACTTCGAGCCGCCGACCAAGGACGGCGTCACCATCGTCGATATGGTCGAGGGCATCCTCGCCGGCTCGGTCAAGGCCAGCATGTGCCTGGGCGGCAACCTGCTGCGGGCCGTGCCGGATCAAAAACGCATCGAAAAGGCCTGGTCGCGGCAGAACCTGACGGTGATGGTGTCCACAAAGCTCAACCGCAGCCATCTCTACCCTGGCAAGGCGGCTTTCATTCTGCCCTGCCTGGGCCGCGCCGAGGTGGATAACCAGGCAAGCGGGCCACAATCGATTTCCACGGAAGACAGCTTTGCCATGATCAGTGGCTCTACCGGGCACCGCTCCCCGGCCTCACGTTATCTAAAGAGCGAGCTTGCCATTGTCACCGGCATCGCCAAGGCCCTGCTGCCCCCCAACCCCAAGGTGAAGTGGGACAAGTGGACCGCGGATTACTCCCTGGTGCGGGATCTGATCGAGCAGACCTATCCGGACGACTTCGGTGATTTCAACAAGCGCATGTTCCAGCCCGGCGGCTTCTACCGGGGCATCGCCGCGCATAAACGCAACTGGAAGACGCCAGAGAAAAAGGCGTTGTTCACGACGCCAAAAATGATGACATCTCGAGGGTACGATCCAAAACCGGGCCGCTACAATCTGCTCACGATCCGCTCCAACGATCAGTTCAACACTACCATCTACGGGTATTCGGATCGTTTTCACGGCATCGAAGGCACCCGGGACGTACTGTTGATGAACCCGGAGGATATCGAACGCGCCGGATTCAAGAAAGGCCACGTCGTGCAACTTATCACGGACCTGGATGACGGCACGGACCGGCGCCTGGGGGGCCTTGTGATCACGCCCTTCCGCCTTCCCGCGGGAACAGTCGCGTCCTACTACCCGGAGTGTAACGTACTGGTGCCGGTGTCCCATCACGACGTGCTCTCGAAGACCCCAGGCTCGAAATCCATACCGGTTCGAATCGAGCGCGAGAGTGCTTGA
- a CDS encoding DUF2231 domain-containing protein — MIATAERSYRSGLHPLHGVLLAGTLPLFLGAALSDYAYASTYYIQWTHFASWLIVGGLVFNGLALLCALTGLFRADGRRRLSLVYFFLLLATWILGFINALVHTRDAWGVMPTGFVLSIIVTVLACVATWLGFSRISAGGKA, encoded by the coding sequence GTGATCGCCACTGCCGAACGATCCTATCGAAGCGGGTTGCATCCGCTTCATGGGGTATTGCTTGCCGGAACCCTGCCGCTTTTCCTTGGCGCCGCGCTGAGCGACTATGCCTACGCCTCGACTTACTACATACAGTGGACCCACTTCGCGTCCTGGCTGATTGTCGGCGGTCTCGTGTTCAACGGCCTCGCGCTGCTATGCGCATTGACTGGCCTGTTTCGGGCCGATGGCCGTCGTCGGCTTTCCCTCGTTTACTTCTTTCTGCTGTTGGCCACCTGGATACTCGGCTTCATCAATGCGCTGGTTCATACCCGGGATGCCTGGGGCGTGATGCCCACGGGTTTCGTGCTTTCGATCATCGTTACCGTGCTGGCTTGCGTGGCGACCTGGCTCGGTTTCTCCCGTATCAGCGCTGGAGGTAAGGCATGA